The following coding sequences lie in one Silvibacterium dinghuense genomic window:
- the rplQ gene encoding 50S ribosomal protein L17 yields the protein MRHRNAGFKLGRNTSHRRALLRNLVTSIVLEDRVHTTVAKAKAVRPHVEKLITLGKKGDVHSRRQALAFLQTREAVTRLFDTVAPRYGDRNGGYSRIVRTGFQQGDGAEKAFIELLGAEAVLDEKRQKRAEVREKKREELQKQLAEQQQAEGGEEQA from the coding sequence ATGCGTCATCGCAATGCAGGATTCAAACTTGGACGGAATACGAGCCATCGCCGTGCGCTGCTGCGCAACCTGGTGACCTCGATTGTGCTGGAGGACCGCGTACACACCACGGTCGCGAAGGCGAAGGCGGTGCGTCCGCACGTAGAGAAGCTGATCACCCTCGGCAAGAAGGGCGACGTTCATTCGCGCCGTCAGGCGCTGGCCTTCCTGCAGACGCGTGAGGCTGTGACCCGGCTGTTCGATACCGTGGCTCCGCGCTACGGCGACCGCAACGGCGGCTATTCGCGCATCGTGCGCACCGGCTTTCAGCAGGGCGACGGCGCCGAGAAGGCGTTCATCGAGCTGTTGGGTGCTGAGGCGGTTCTGGACGAGAAGCGCCAGAAGCGCGCCGAAGTCCGCGAGAAGAAGCGCGAAGAGCTGCAGAAACAGCTTGCCGAACAGCAGCAGGCCGAAGGCGGCGAAGAGCAGGCCTAA
- a CDS encoding beta-N-acetylhexosaminidase — MSAVSPLFAQSDAPRVLPAPRELHASGTEPIPAAEILVPGADAEDQFAASQLRESLASHGIAEHGNDAVPITLLRADSADAKKILSDNRLSFDAAMQAEGYVLITDKHGIAVIGEAGAGVFYGVQTLKQMIEGRGADAKVWLGTVRDWPAMKYRGIDDDLSRGPVPTLAFQKHQLEIFAAFKGNVYSPYFENTVQYPGNPLPALPGGAMSPSDVKELVAYAQKLHITIIPEQEAFGHLHHVLEYDKYADVAETPNGNVLAPGQPGTLPLIKSWFTQLAAEFPGPFLHVGADETFDLGTGRTKADVDKRGLGTVYADFLAQIHEELAPLDRKLLFWGDVAWSDEAAVQRIPKDMIAVPWVYWHEDSYDKNIVPFKNAGIETWVATGDANWSMQYPLGENAMDNIAGFTESGQRLGSTGELLTVWNDDGEGLFNQDWFGVLFGAVAAWQPQTVATAPAEKAAYQNAFGLQFYGDPSGRIDEAEKELIAAQKDVDTSDKAFWLDPWTVEGQDELEKLRPKLVSSRQHVERAVELIEEVEQSEPEIAEKDALKAMELGARRIDFALEKFELADEMSAAYREAYAMRADKKHATEVRELLSSIGGMNGRCDDIRDGYTLLKSLYSDAWLAENRPFWLGNVQVRYDIAAQLWHKRSMAMQAIKDEWEHTGQMPAPGALGVPLVEGRTTDMQ, encoded by the coding sequence GTGAGTGCCGTTTCTCCTCTCTTCGCACAGAGCGATGCGCCGCGTGTTCTACCCGCTCCGCGTGAGTTGCATGCCTCGGGCACAGAGCCGATTCCTGCGGCTGAAATCTTGGTTCCGGGTGCGGATGCGGAGGATCAATTTGCCGCTTCGCAGCTTCGCGAATCTCTCGCATCACACGGTATCGCAGAACACGGCAACGATGCTGTGCCCATCACGCTGCTGCGTGCGGACTCAGCCGATGCGAAGAAGATCCTTTCGGATAACAGGTTAAGTTTCGACGCCGCGATGCAGGCCGAAGGCTATGTACTCATCACTGATAAGCATGGCATCGCCGTGATTGGAGAGGCAGGCGCGGGCGTCTTCTACGGCGTGCAGACGCTGAAGCAGATGATCGAAGGCCGCGGTGCCGATGCCAAAGTGTGGCTGGGCACGGTGCGCGACTGGCCGGCTATGAAATATCGCGGCATCGACGACGATCTCTCTCGCGGACCGGTTCCGACACTGGCTTTCCAGAAGCATCAGCTCGAGATCTTCGCGGCCTTCAAGGGGAATGTCTACTCGCCCTACTTCGAGAACACGGTGCAGTATCCGGGCAATCCGTTGCCAGCGCTGCCCGGTGGTGCCATGTCTCCCTCCGATGTGAAGGAATTGGTTGCGTATGCGCAGAAACTTCACATCACCATCATTCCCGAGCAGGAGGCCTTCGGGCACCTGCACCATGTGCTGGAGTACGACAAGTACGCCGACGTGGCGGAAACGCCGAACGGCAACGTGCTGGCTCCAGGGCAGCCAGGCACGCTGCCGCTCATCAAGAGCTGGTTCACGCAGCTGGCCGCGGAGTTCCCCGGACCGTTTCTGCATGTGGGCGCGGATGAGACCTTCGACCTTGGCACCGGGCGCACCAAGGCCGATGTGGACAAGCGCGGACTCGGCACGGTCTATGCGGACTTCCTCGCGCAGATCCACGAGGAGCTTGCGCCGCTCGATCGGAAACTGTTGTTCTGGGGCGATGTGGCGTGGAGCGATGAGGCCGCGGTGCAGCGCATTCCGAAGGACATGATCGCGGTGCCGTGGGTCTACTGGCATGAGGACAGCTACGACAAGAACATCGTGCCCTTTAAGAATGCAGGCATCGAGACGTGGGTTGCGACCGGCGACGCGAACTGGAGCATGCAGTATCCGCTGGGTGAGAACGCGATGGACAACATCGCGGGCTTTACCGAGAGCGGCCAGCGCCTGGGCTCGACCGGCGAATTGCTGACGGTATGGAACGACGACGGCGAGGGGCTCTTCAACCAGGACTGGTTCGGTGTGCTCTTCGGCGCAGTGGCCGCATGGCAGCCGCAGACGGTGGCGACCGCTCCGGCTGAGAAGGCAGCCTATCAGAACGCATTCGGTCTGCAGTTCTACGGCGATCCTTCGGGACGCATCGATGAGGCGGAGAAGGAGCTGATCGCGGCGCAGAAGGATGTGGATACGAGCGACAAGGCCTTCTGGCTCGATCCGTGGACGGTGGAAGGGCAGGATGAGCTCGAGAAGCTACGGCCAAAGCTGGTGAGCTCGCGGCAGCATGTGGAGCGCGCTGTCGAGCTGATCGAAGAAGTGGAACAGTCGGAACCGGAGATCGCCGAGAAGGACGCGTTGAAGGCGATGGAGCTGGGCGCGCGGCGCATCGATTTCGCGCTCGAGAAGTTCGAACTTGCCGACGAGATGAGTGCGGCTTATCGCGAGGCCTATGCGATGCGTGCAGATAAGAAGCATGCGACGGAAGTACGCGAGCTGCTGTCTTCGATCGGCGGCATGAACGGGCGCTGCGACGATATCCGTGACGGTTACACGCTGCTGAAGTCGCTTTACAGCGATGCGTGGCTGGCGGAGAACCGTCCTTTCTGGCTGGGCAATGTCCAGGTGCGGTATGACATTGCGGCGCAGCTCTGGCACAAGCGCTCGATGGCCATGCAGGCCATCAAGGATGAGTGGGAGCACACCGGGCAGATGCCTGCGCCGGGCGCGCTCGGCGTGCCGCTCGTCGAAGGCCGCACTACAGACATGCAGTAG
- a CDS encoding GlcG/HbpS family heme-binding protein, producing the protein MKSLVPILLLAAVTAVQAQDNSQPASVAQRVISEAGARRVLIAAETQAQQLHAPSAIAVVDASGILVAFVRMDDVRPGSPELAIGKARTSALLRRPSGETEDNVDNGRTAFVTSGFMTLRGGFPILDHGEVIGAIGVAGVNKDNDVRISQAAASVLDSK; encoded by the coding sequence ATGAAGTCTCTCGTACCGATTCTGCTTCTCGCTGCTGTCACCGCTGTGCAGGCACAGGACAACAGCCAGCCTGCCAGCGTGGCACAGCGTGTCATCAGTGAAGCCGGCGCGCGCCGGGTCCTCATCGCAGCGGAAACCCAGGCGCAACAGCTCCACGCCCCCAGCGCCATTGCCGTCGTCGACGCCTCTGGCATCCTGGTCGCCTTTGTACGCATGGATGACGTCCGTCCCGGCAGCCCCGAGCTCGCCATCGGCAAAGCGCGCACCTCTGCGCTCCTTCGCCGCCCCAGCGGTGAGACCGAGGACAATGTCGACAACGGCCGCACCGCCTTCGTCACCTCCGGCTTCATGACCCTGCGCGGAGGCTTCCCTATTCTCGATCACGGCGAGGTCATCGGTGCAATAGGCGTTGCCGGCGTCAACAAGGACAATGACGTGCGCATTTCACAGGCTGCAGCATCTGTACTCGACAGCAAGTAG
- a CDS encoding pectinesterase family protein, with the protein MRSYLLASFAMLCFSLAPFAALAQDIHVQVSKQYKLSPDDAYHFPTIMNALDHAPDVPPGARLYIEIAPGTYAERIYVSHDRPRTTLVGIGKDPSDVVITAAQNVKTAQSTFFSETMEILADDFQADNLTVENAAGATGQALAVSVTADRTIFKRCRLLGYQDTVFAQYGRQYYTDTYISGAVDFLFGNAPAVFDHSEIHATAPGYLTAQGRTNATQPTGYVIVNSKLTHDAIPEGRSLLLGRAWRSYARVVIMHSEIAAGFDPRGWNNWGKDTKNIDYAEYENTGPGADTTGRVSWMHKLTAAEAQAYEPKNFLAGDDHWNPEAVAAKMP; encoded by the coding sequence ATGCGCTCCTATCTGCTCGCTTCGTTCGCTATGCTCTGCTTCTCGCTCGCGCCCTTCGCCGCTCTCGCACAGGACATTCACGTCCAGGTCTCGAAGCAGTACAAGCTCTCACCCGACGACGCCTATCACTTCCCCACCATCATGAACGCGCTCGACCATGCTCCTGATGTTCCGCCCGGCGCGCGGCTCTATATCGAAATCGCTCCCGGCACCTATGCCGAGCGCATTTACGTCTCGCACGATCGCCCGCGCACCACACTTGTCGGCATAGGCAAAGACCCCTCCGATGTCGTCATCACTGCGGCGCAGAACGTCAAAACCGCGCAGAGTACCTTCTTCAGCGAGACCATGGAGATCCTCGCCGACGACTTCCAGGCTGATAACCTCACCGTTGAAAATGCTGCCGGCGCCACCGGTCAGGCTCTCGCTGTCAGCGTCACCGCGGACCGCACGATCTTCAAGCGCTGCCGCCTGCTCGGCTACCAGGACACGGTCTTCGCCCAATACGGCCGCCAGTACTATACGGACACCTACATCAGCGGCGCTGTCGACTTCCTCTTCGGCAACGCGCCAGCCGTCTTCGATCACTCCGAGATTCACGCCACCGCGCCCGGCTACCTCACCGCGCAGGGGCGCACCAACGCAACCCAGCCCACCGGCTACGTCATCGTGAACTCGAAGCTCACGCACGACGCCATTCCCGAGGGCCGCTCGCTCCTGCTCGGCCGCGCATGGCGCTCTTATGCGCGCGTCGTCATCATGCACAGCGAGATCGCTGCAGGCTTCGACCCCAGGGGATGGAATAACTGGGGCAAGGATACGAAGAACATCGACTACGCCGAGTATGAAAACACCGGCCCCGGCGCCGACACCACCGGTCGCGTCTCCTGGATGCACAAGCTCACCGCTGCCGAGGCCCAGGCTTACGAACCGAAGAACTTCCTCGCCGGCGACGATCATTGGAATCCCGAAGCTGTCGCCGCAAAGATGCCGTAG
- a CDS encoding GNAT family N-acetyltransferase has protein sequence MPPQPSARLTFRSWTDQDTTLAEALWCDPEVTYYFGGAMTREQAHNRLHTECDREARLGMQYWPIFMRETGEFAGCAGLRPWSMDASTVEAGVNLMRSAWGLRLGEEALRAVLAYGFDTLRLPRIVAGHGKEHENSRKLLERVGFNYTHDILWGPKEIEVCMWAIHAEAWRIENQSR, from the coding sequence ATGCCTCCACAACCCTCTGCACGTTTGACATTTCGAAGCTGGACGGACCAGGACACCACGCTTGCCGAGGCCTTATGGTGCGATCCGGAAGTGACTTACTACTTTGGTGGCGCGATGACCCGAGAACAAGCCCATAACCGCCTGCACACCGAATGTGACCGTGAGGCCCGTCTCGGTATGCAGTACTGGCCGATTTTCATGCGCGAGACGGGCGAATTTGCAGGATGCGCCGGTCTGAGGCCGTGGTCAATGGATGCCAGCACGGTTGAGGCAGGCGTCAATCTCATGCGATCGGCATGGGGACTGCGGCTGGGCGAAGAGGCTTTGCGTGCAGTGCTCGCGTATGGGTTCGACACGCTCCGTCTTCCACGGATTGTCGCGGGACACGGAAAGGAACATGAAAACTCCCGGAAGCTGCTTGAGCGCGTGGGATTCAACTATACACACGATATTCTCTGGGGGCCCAAGGAAATAGAGGTATGCATGTGGGCAATCCACGCGGAAGCATGGCGCATAGAAAATCAGTCGCGATAA